Within the Pseudomonadota bacterium genome, the region TTGGCTGCCGATCTGCGCGAGGTGAAGCGCATGGTCGCGGCCGCGCCGGATCTGGCACGGTTGATCAGGAGCCCGGTCATCACCCGAGCCGAGCAGACGCGCGCCTTGGTCGAGATCGCGAGCAAGGCCGGCTTCCACGATTTGACCCGCCGCTTCCTGGGTGCCGTCGCCGGCAATCGCCGGCTGTTCGCGCTGGTCGCCACCATCGATGCGTTCCTGGCCGAGCTCGCCCGCCGGCGCGGCGAGATGACCGCCGAGGTGACCTCCGCCACACCGCTCAAAGCCCCGCAGGTCGAAGCCCTCGCCCAAGCGCTCAGATCGGCCACAGGGAGCAAAATCACCGTCGATCTCAAGGTCGAGCCCGGCCTGATCGGCGGCCTCGTCGTGCGGCTGGGCAGCCGCATGGTCGATACCTCGCTGCAGACGAAGCTGAAGCGCTTGCAGCTCGTGATGAAGGGAACCGCGTGATGGAACTCCGCGCCGCCGAAATCTCCAACATCCTCAAGCAACAGATCGCCAATTTCGGCACCGAAGCGGAAGTGGCCGAGGTCGGCACGGTGCTGTCGGTCGGCGACGGCATCGCTCGCGTCTACGGCCTGGATCAGGTGCAAGCCGGCGAGATGGTCGAGTTCCCGGGCGGCATCCGCGGCATGGCGCTCAACCTCGAAGTGGACAATGTCGGCGTCGTCATCTTCGGCGACGACCGCGACATCAAGGAAGGCGACACGGTCAAGCGCACCGGCGCCATCGTCGACACGCCGGTCGGCCGGGGTCTCTTGGGCCGCGTCGTCGATGCGCTCGGCAACCCGATCGACGGCAAGGGCCCGTTGAGCGACGTCAAGCGCACCCGCGTCGAGGTGAAGGCGCCGGGCATCATTCCCCGGCGCAGCGTGCACGAGCCGATGCAGACCGGCCTGAAGGCGATCGACAGCCTGGTTCCGATCGGCCGCGGCCAGCGCGAGCTCATCATCGGCGACCGCCAGACCGGCAAGACCGCGGTCATCATCGACACCATCATCAATCAGAAGAAGATCAACGCCGCGGGCGAGGAGTCGCAGAAGCTGTACTGCGTCTACGTCGCGATCGGCCAGAAGCGCTCGACCGTAGCGCAGATCGTCAAGGTCCTGCAGGATTCGGGCGCGCTCGAATACTCGATCGTGGTCGCCGCCACCGCCTCCGAGCCAGCACCGATGCAATTCCTCGCCCCCTATACCGCCTGCGCCATGGGCGAGTTCTTCCGCGACAACGGCATGCATGCCGTCATGTTCTACGACGACCTCTCCAAGCACGCGGTCGCCTATCGGCAAATGTCGCTGTTGCTGCGCCGGCCGCCGGGACGCGAGGCCTATCCGGGCGACGTGTTCTATCTGCATTCGCGCCTGCTCGAGCGCGCCGCCAAGATGAACAAGGATTTCGGCTCGGGCTCCTTGACCGCCTTGCCGGTCATCGAGACCCAGGCGGGCGACGTGTCGGCCTACATCCCCACCAACGTCATCTCGATCACCGACGGGCAGATCTTCCTCGAAACCGCGCTGTTCTATCGCGGCATCCGACCGGCCATCAATGTCGGCCTGTCGGTGAGCCGGGTCGGTTCGGCGGCCCAGATCAAGGCGATGAAGCAGGTCGCGGGCTCGATCAAGCTCGAGCTCGCCCAGTATCGCGAGATGGCCGCTTTCGCGCAGTTCTCCTCCGATCTCGATGCCAGCACCCAGCGCCTCTTGGCGCGCGGCGCGCGGCTGACGGAGCTCCTGAAGCAGGGGCAGTTCCAGCCGCTGCCGATCGAGGAGCAGGTGGCCTCGATCTTCACCGGCGTTCGCGGCTTTCTCGACAAGATCGCGGTGCTCGACATCGTTCGCTTCGAGCAGGGTTTCCTCTCCGAGCTCCGCGCCAAGGGTGCCGATATCCTGAAGGCGATCCGCGACGACAAGGAGCTGAAGAAGGAGACGGAGGAGAAGCTCAAGTCCTTCATCGAGACCTATTCCAAGGCCTTCGCCTAATTCCGCCCGCCGTTCACGCTAGGATCTGACCCCGGCCGATGCCCAGCCTCAAAGACCTCAAGGTCCGCATCAACAGCGTCAAGTCGACGCAGAAGATCACCGCCGCCATGAAGCTGGTGGCGGCGGCAAAGCTGCGCCGCGCCCAGGAAGCGGCTGTGGCTGCCAGGCCCTATGCCGAGCGCATGGACCGGGTGATGGTCTCCATGGGTGCCCGCATGGTCGGCATGGCCGGCGCACCCAAGCTCTTGTCGGGAACCGGCAGGGATGAGGTGCAGCTGATCGTCGTGGCGACCGCCGACCGCGGGCTCTGCGGCGGCTTCAATTCCTCGATCGTGCGCGCCTCGCGCGCCCTCATTCGCCGCCTCGAGGCCGAGCGCAAGACCGTCAAGGTGCTGTGCATCGGCCGCAAGGGCCGCGACCAGCTCCGCCGCGACTATGGCAGGCTGATCGTCGGCACCATCGAAGACATCGGCAAGCCGCGGCTCGGCTTCGCTGGAGCCGACCAGATCGCCCAGCGTCTCATCGGCATGTTCGAGGCGGGCGAGTTCGACGTCTGCACGATCATCTACAACAAGTTCAAGTCGGTGATCACCCAGATCGTGACCACCCAGCAGCTCATTCCCGTGCCGTTGCCCGCCGCGGCGGCGGCGGCGGACGCGCCGCCCCATGCGCTAAAGGGGGGCGCCCAGGCGATCTACGAGGCCGAGCCCGACGAGGAGACCATCCTCACCCGGCTGGTGCCGCGCAACCTGGCGATCCAGGTGTTCCGGGCGCTCCTCGAGAACGCCGCCTCCGAACAGGGAGCGCGCATGAGCGCCATGGACAATGCTACCCGCAATGCGGGCGAGATGATCAGCAAGCTCACGCTCACCTACAACCGTTCGCGCCAGGCCTACATCACCAAGGAGCTGATCGAGATCATCTCCGGTGCGGAGGCGGTGTAGCGGTGGCGCAGCCGCACATTCTTCTTTGTTCGTCATGCCCGGACTTGGTCCGGGCATCCACGTCTTCGTTCGTGCGGCGGCGCCACTTGGATGCGCGGGGGAGGTTCTCGAGGAGGGGGTGGTCCCCACCCCCTCCTAAAGCCCACCCCCAGTCAAGCCCGCGCATGACAGGTAAAAAACTGGCGTAACGACTTCAGGCCGCCTCCGAGCGGCGTCGGGATGATGGAGCGTTCCATGGCGAAGAATACAATCGGCAAGATCAAGCAGGTGATCGGCGCGGTCTGCGACGTGCAGTTCGAAGGCGATCTGCCGCCGATCTTGAACGCGCTCACGGTGGATAACCAGGGCCGCAAGCTGGTGCTCGAGGTGGCGCAGCATCTGGGCGAGAACATGGTGCGCACCATCGCCATGGATACGACTGACGGGCTGGTGCGCGGCCAGGACGCGGTCGACACCGGCGGTCCGATCACCGTGCCGGTCGGGCCGGAGACCTTGGGGCGCATCATCAACGTCATTGGCGAGCCGGTCGATGAGCGCGGGGTGGTCACCACCAAGAAGCACTCGCCCATCCACAGGCCGGCGCCGGAATTCGTCGAGCAGTCGACCGAGGCGCAGGTGCTGGTCACCGGCATCAAGGTCGTCGATTTGCTGGCGCCCTACGCCAAAGGCGGCAAGATCGGGCTGTTCGGCGGCGCCGGCGTCGGCGAGCGCACCCGCGAGGGCAACGACCTCTATCACGAGATGATCGAGTCGGGCGTGATCAAGCTCGACGGGCCTGGCTCGAAATGCGCGCTGGTCTACGGACAGATGAACGAGCCGCCGGGGGCGCGCGCCCGGGTCGGCCTGACCGGCCTCACCTTGGCCGAATACTTCCGCGACGATGAGGGCCAGGACGTGCTGCTCTTCATCGACAACATCTTCCGCTTCACCCAGGCGGGCTCCGAGGTCTCGGCGCTGTTGGGCCGCATTCCCTCGGCGGTGGGCTACCAGCCGACCCTGGCGACCGACATGGGCACGCTCCAGGAGCGCATCACCACCACCAAGAAGGGCTCGATCACCTCGGTGCAGGCCATCTACGTGCCGGCCGACGACTTGACCGACCCGGCGCCGGCCACCTCGTTTGCG harbors:
- a CDS encoding F0F1 ATP synthase subunit delta gives rise to the protein MAAESTGLIAERYASALYDLADTAKALDQLAADLREVKRMVAAAPDLARLIRSPVITRAEQTRALVEIASKAGFHDLTRRFLGAVAGNRRLFALVATIDAFLAELARRRGEMTAEVTSATPLKAPQVEALAQALRSATGSKITVDLKVEPGLIGGLVVRLGSRMVDTSLQTKLKRLQLVMKGTA
- a CDS encoding F0F1 ATP synthase subunit alpha, whose translation is MELRAAEISNILKQQIANFGTEAEVAEVGTVLSVGDGIARVYGLDQVQAGEMVEFPGGIRGMALNLEVDNVGVVIFGDDRDIKEGDTVKRTGAIVDTPVGRGLLGRVVDALGNPIDGKGPLSDVKRTRVEVKAPGIIPRRSVHEPMQTGLKAIDSLVPIGRGQRELIIGDRQTGKTAVIIDTIINQKKINAAGEESQKLYCVYVAIGQKRSTVAQIVKVLQDSGALEYSIVVAATASEPAPMQFLAPYTACAMGEFFRDNGMHAVMFYDDLSKHAVAYRQMSLLLRRPPGREAYPGDVFYLHSRLLERAAKMNKDFGSGSLTALPVIETQAGDVSAYIPTNVISITDGQIFLETALFYRGIRPAINVGLSVSRVGSAAQIKAMKQVAGSIKLELAQYREMAAFAQFSSDLDASTQRLLARGARLTELLKQGQFQPLPIEEQVASIFTGVRGFLDKIAVLDIVRFEQGFLSELRAKGADILKAIRDDKELKKETEEKLKSFIETYSKAFA
- a CDS encoding F0F1 ATP synthase subunit gamma, which produces MPSLKDLKVRINSVKSTQKITAAMKLVAAAKLRRAQEAAVAARPYAERMDRVMVSMGARMVGMAGAPKLLSGTGRDEVQLIVVATADRGLCGGFNSSIVRASRALIRRLEAERKTVKVLCIGRKGRDQLRRDYGRLIVGTIEDIGKPRLGFAGADQIAQRLIGMFEAGEFDVCTIIYNKFKSVITQIVTTQQLIPVPLPAAAAAADAPPHALKGGAQAIYEAEPDEETILTRLVPRNLAIQVFRALLENAASEQGARMSAMDNATRNAGEMISKLTLTYNRSRQAYITKELIEIISGAEAV
- a CDS encoding F0F1 ATP synthase subunit beta, with translation MAKNTIGKIKQVIGAVCDVQFEGDLPPILNALTVDNQGRKLVLEVAQHLGENMVRTIAMDTTDGLVRGQDAVDTGGPITVPVGPETLGRIINVIGEPVDERGVVTTKKHSPIHRPAPEFVEQSTEAQVLVTGIKVVDLLAPYAKGGKIGLFGGAGVGERTREGNDLYHEMIESGVIKLDGPGSKCALVYGQMNEPPGARARVGLTGLTLAEYFRDDEGQDVLLFIDNIFRFTQAGSEVSALLGRIPSAVGYQPTLATDMGTLQERITTTKKGSITSVQAIYVPADDLTDPAPATSFAHLDATTVLSRQIAELGIYPAVDPLDSTSRILDPKIVGEEHYGVARAVQKILQRYKDLQDIIAILGIDE